One genomic region from Frateuria soli encodes:
- the mnmE gene encoding tRNA uridine-5-carboxymethylaminomethyl(34) synthesis GTPase MnmE — MRAPGGFVLEQTDTIAAIASAPGAAGIGVVRVSGPGVPAIARALLGRVPEPRHAHLAAFHDESGALIDRGLLLHFPAPHSYTGEHVLELQGHGSAVLLDLLLRRVCGLGARLARPGEFTERAFLNGKLDLVQAEAVADLIAARSEAGARAALRSLDGVFSQRVHALLDALIALRVQVEAAIDFPEEEIDFLADPAIARQLEGLRTQLAGLLVETRRGVRLTDGLKVAIVGRPNAGKSSLLNALAQSERAIVTPIAGTTRDVLRETVSLDGAVLELADTAGLRHTEDEIEREGVRRARAELARADLVLVVTDVAHAEPDPALFDELSADVARLVVVNKIDLHAQPPHAETRAGVLHLWLSARTGEGLELLRAELKRRSGLGSGEGAFSARRRHVAALERVHAHLDRAAAVLAATRAGELVAEDLHHAQHALGEITGSYTSDDLLGAIFGSFCIGK; from the coding sequence ATGCGAGCGCCGGGAGGCTTCGTGCTGGAGCAAACCGACACCATTGCCGCGATCGCGAGCGCACCGGGTGCCGCCGGCATCGGTGTGGTACGCGTGTCCGGGCCGGGCGTACCGGCTATCGCACGGGCGCTGCTCGGCCGCGTGCCGGAGCCGCGCCACGCGCACCTGGCCGCCTTCCACGACGAGAGCGGCGCACTGATCGACCGTGGCCTGCTGCTGCACTTCCCCGCACCCCATTCCTATACCGGCGAGCACGTACTCGAACTGCAGGGCCACGGCAGCGCCGTGTTGCTGGACCTGCTGCTCAGGCGCGTATGCGGGCTCGGCGCGCGGCTGGCGCGGCCGGGCGAGTTCACCGAGCGCGCCTTCCTCAACGGCAAGCTGGACCTGGTCCAGGCCGAGGCCGTGGCCGACCTGATCGCCGCGCGCTCCGAAGCCGGCGCACGCGCCGCGCTGCGTTCGCTCGACGGCGTGTTCTCGCAACGCGTACACGCGTTGCTCGATGCGCTGATCGCGTTGCGCGTGCAGGTCGAGGCCGCGATCGATTTTCCGGAGGAGGAGATCGACTTCCTGGCCGATCCGGCCATCGCGCGCCAGCTCGAAGGCCTGCGCACGCAGCTGGCCGGACTGCTGGTGGAAACGCGCCGCGGCGTGCGCCTCACCGACGGCCTCAAGGTCGCGATCGTGGGTCGGCCCAACGCCGGCAAGTCCAGCCTGCTCAACGCGCTGGCGCAGAGCGAACGTGCCATCGTGACGCCGATCGCCGGCACCACCCGCGACGTGCTGCGCGAGACGGTGAGCCTGGATGGCGCGGTGCTGGAACTGGCCGACACCGCCGGCCTGCGCCACACCGAAGACGAGATCGAGCGCGAAGGCGTGCGTCGCGCCCGCGCGGAACTGGCCCGCGCCGACCTGGTGCTGGTGGTCACCGACGTGGCGCATGCCGAGCCCGATCCTGCCCTATTCGACGAGCTGTCGGCGGACGTCGCGCGGCTGGTCGTCGTCAACAAGATCGACCTCCACGCTCAGCCGCCGCATGCGGAAACGCGTGCCGGCGTGCTCCACCTCTGGCTCTCGGCACGCACCGGCGAAGGCCTCGAGCTGCTGCGCGCGGAGCTCAAGAGGCGCTCGGGCCTCGGCAGCGGCGAAGGCGCCTTCAGTGCCCGCCGGCGACACGTCGCCGCGCTCGAACGCGTGCACGCCCATCTCGACCGCGCCGCCGCCGTCCTGGCCGCCACCCGCGCAGGGGAACTGGTCGCGGAAGACCTGCACCACGCCCAGCACGCGCTGGGCGAGATCACCGGCAGCTACACCAGCGACGACCTGCTCGGCGCGATCTTCGGCAGCTTCTGCATCGGCAAGTAG
- the rbsK gene encoding ribokinase produces the protein MTRRIVVVGSINMDLVTQAPRFPQPGETLLGDGFLTVPGGKGANQAVAAARLGAEVALIGALGRDAFGDQLHAGLREEGVDLAHVHRLADQASGTASITVAGGENQIVVVPAANARVTPAYVEAAHEVVARADVVLVQMEIPLDAIEATLRLGHRLGVPVILNPAPARPLPAEWLALARYVTPNQHELAVLLGADPAEDFRALMRRAPAPVVLTRGSEGAWYRDQAGEPAHQASFDVEVVDSTGAGDTFNAALAVFLHEGLPQAVRKACAAAALAVTRLGAQPGMPHRQELEAFLAR, from the coding sequence ATGACCCGCCGCATCGTCGTCGTCGGCAGCATCAACATGGACCTCGTCACCCAGGCACCGCGTTTCCCGCAACCGGGGGAAACGCTGCTCGGCGACGGTTTCCTCACCGTACCCGGCGGCAAGGGCGCCAACCAGGCGGTGGCGGCGGCGCGGCTCGGGGCCGAGGTGGCCCTGATCGGTGCGCTCGGCCGCGACGCCTTCGGCGACCAGCTGCATGCCGGCCTGCGCGAGGAGGGCGTGGATCTCGCGCACGTGCACCGGCTGGCCGACCAGGCCAGCGGCACGGCCTCGATCACCGTCGCCGGCGGCGAGAACCAGATCGTGGTGGTGCCGGCCGCCAATGCGCGCGTCACACCGGCGTACGTCGAGGCCGCGCACGAGGTCGTCGCGCGCGCGGACGTCGTGCTGGTGCAGATGGAGATCCCGCTGGACGCCATCGAAGCCACCCTGCGCCTGGGGCACCGACTGGGCGTGCCGGTGATTCTCAACCCGGCGCCGGCCCGCCCGCTGCCGGCCGAGTGGCTCGCCCTCGCCCGCTACGTCACGCCCAACCAGCATGAGCTGGCGGTGTTGCTCGGTGCCGACCCGGCGGAGGACTTTCGCGCGCTGATGCGCCGCGCACCCGCGCCGGTGGTGCTGACCCGCGGCAGCGAGGGTGCCTGGTATCGCGACCAGGCGGGCGAACCGGCGCACCAGGCCAGCTTCGATGTCGAAGTGGTCGACAGCACCGGTGCGGGGGACACGTTCAACGCTGCATTGGCGGTGTTCCTGCACGAAGGTCTGCCGCAGGCCGTGCGCAAGGCCTGCGCCGCGGCGGCACTGGCCGTCACGCGACTGGGCGCCCAGCCGGGCATGCCGCACAGGCAGGAGCTGGAAGCCTTCCTCGCCCGCTAG
- a CDS encoding cation transporter, giving the protein MPPPSPAAPGSRTALHHAVRLVALLNLAYFGVEFAVALAIGSVSLFADSIDFLEDASVNLLIFLALGWSPAARARVGMALAVILLVPALALLWALWRKLQLPLPPAPLPLSVTGLGALVVNLACALVLARFRHHAGSLTRAAFLSARNDAFANVAIVLAGGATAWTGSAWPDVIVGMGIAAMNADAAREVWEAARDEHRQAQA; this is encoded by the coding sequence ATGCCCCCGCCAAGCCCGGCCGCCCCCGGATCGCGCACCGCCCTGCACCACGCCGTGCGGCTGGTCGCGCTGCTCAATCTCGCCTACTTCGGGGTGGAGTTCGCGGTCGCGCTGGCGATCGGTTCGGTCTCGCTGTTCGCCGACAGCATCGATTTTCTCGAGGACGCCTCGGTCAACCTGCTGATCTTCCTCGCGCTCGGCTGGTCGCCTGCCGCACGGGCGCGGGTGGGCATGGCCCTGGCCGTGATCCTGCTGGTGCCGGCGCTTGCGCTGTTGTGGGCGCTGTGGCGCAAGCTGCAATTGCCGCTGCCGCCCGCGCCACTGCCGCTGTCAGTCACCGGCCTGGGCGCGCTGGTCGTGAACCTGGCTTGTGCCCTGGTGCTGGCGCGCTTCCGCCATCACGCCGGCAGCCTCACCCGTGCCGCCTTCCTCTCGGCGCGCAATGATGCGTTCGCCAACGTGGCGATCGTGCTGGCCGGTGGCGCGACGGCCTGGACCGGCTCGGCCTGGCCGGACGTGATAGTGGGTATGGGCATCGCGGCGATGAACGCGGACGCGGCGCGCGAGGTATGGGAGGCGGCGCGCGACGAACATCGCCAGGCGCAGGCGTAG
- the hslU gene encoding ATP-dependent protease ATPase subunit HslU — protein sequence MSELTPREIVNELDRFIVGQNDAKRAVAIALRNRWRRIQLDPEMRNEVTPKNILMIGPTGVGKTEIARRLATLANAPFVKVEATKFTEVGYVGKDVESIVRDLADVAYKLTREQATKRVRSQAEDRAEDRILDALLPRRQTASDWSHDLTVSSADSDTRQKLRKQLREGALDEREIELDFAMNVGVEIMSPPGMEEMGQQLRQMFQNLGGARTQSRKLPIKAARPLLVEEEAGKLVNEEEIRAQAVEAAEQNGIVFIDEIDKVAQRSEWGGAGVSREGVQRDLLPLVEGSTVSTKYGPIKTDHMLFIASGAFSLSKPSDLIPELQGRLPIRVELSALSIDDFKRILREPHNALTKQYVALLSTEGVSIEFTDSGVDRLAEVACQVNERTENIGARRLHTVMERLLEKISFEAADKSGEKYLIDAEQVDKNLGSLVKDQDLSRYIL from the coding sequence ATGTCCGAACTCACTCCCCGCGAAATCGTCAACGAACTCGACCGCTTCATCGTCGGCCAGAATGACGCCAAGCGTGCCGTCGCCATCGCGTTGCGCAACCGCTGGCGGCGCATTCAGCTCGATCCCGAGATGCGCAACGAGGTCACGCCCAAGAACATCCTGATGATCGGGCCCACCGGCGTGGGCAAGACCGAGATCGCGCGCCGCCTGGCCACGCTGGCCAACGCGCCGTTCGTGAAGGTGGAGGCGACCAAGTTCACCGAGGTGGGCTATGTCGGCAAGGACGTCGAGTCGATCGTGCGCGACCTGGCCGACGTGGCCTACAAACTCACCCGCGAGCAGGCGACCAAGCGGGTCCGCTCGCAGGCCGAGGACCGCGCCGAGGACCGCATCCTCGATGCGCTGCTGCCGCGCCGGCAGACCGCCAGCGACTGGTCGCACGACCTGACCGTGTCTTCGGCCGACAGCGACACCCGCCAGAAACTGCGCAAGCAACTGCGCGAGGGCGCTCTGGACGAACGCGAGATCGAGCTGGACTTCGCCATGAACGTGGGCGTGGAGATCATGTCGCCGCCAGGCATGGAGGAGATGGGCCAGCAACTGCGCCAGATGTTCCAGAACCTCGGAGGCGCGCGCACGCAGTCGCGCAAGCTGCCGATCAAGGCCGCGCGCCCGCTGCTGGTCGAGGAAGAGGCCGGCAAGCTGGTCAACGAGGAGGAGATCCGCGCCCAGGCGGTCGAGGCGGCCGAGCAGAACGGCATCGTCTTCATCGACGAGATCGACAAGGTCGCGCAGCGCTCCGAGTGGGGCGGCGCCGGCGTCTCGCGCGAGGGCGTGCAGCGCGACCTGCTGCCGCTGGTGGAGGGCTCGACGGTCTCGACCAAGTACGGCCCGATCAAGACCGACCACATGCTGTTCATCGCCTCGGGCGCGTTCTCGCTGTCCAAGCCCTCGGACCTGATCCCCGAGCTGCAGGGGCGCCTGCCGATCCGCGTCGAGCTTTCCGCGCTGTCGATCGACGACTTCAAACGCATCCTTCGCGAGCCGCACAACGCACTCACCAAGCAGTACGTGGCGTTGCTGTCCACCGAAGGCGTGTCGATCGAGTTCACCGACTCGGGCGTCGACCGCCTGGCCGAGGTCGCCTGCCAGGTGAACGAGCGCACGGAGAACATCGGCGCCCGTCGCCTGCACACGGTGATGGAGCGGCTGCTGGAGAAAATCTCTTTCGAGGCAGCGGACAAATCCGGTGAAAAGTACCTGATCGACGCCGAACAGGTGGACAAGAACCTGGGATCGCTCGTGAAAGACCAGGACCTTAGCCGTTACATCCTCTGA
- the hslV gene encoding ATP-dependent protease subunit HslV, which produces MESFHATTILSVRRGGRVVLGGDGQVTLGNTVMKSNARKIRRLGKGDVLAGFAGATADAFTLFELFEQKLDKHGNNLVRAAVEMAKEWRTDRRFGKLEAMLAVADRDASLLISGNGDVLEPEHGLIAIGSGGPYAQAAALSLLENTDMDARQIVEKALKIAGDICIYTNHSTTIEELADGRDSGEGIRDS; this is translated from the coding sequence ATGGAATCGTTCCACGCCACCACCATCCTCTCGGTCCGCCGCGGCGGGCGCGTCGTGCTGGGCGGCGACGGGCAGGTCACCCTGGGCAACACCGTGATGAAGTCGAATGCCCGCAAGATCCGCCGCCTCGGCAAGGGCGACGTGCTGGCGGGTTTCGCCGGCGCCACCGCGGACGCCTTCACCCTGTTCGAGCTGTTCGAGCAGAAGCTGGACAAGCATGGCAACAACCTCGTCCGTGCCGCGGTGGAGATGGCCAAGGAATGGCGCACCGATCGGCGCTTCGGCAAGCTCGAGGCGATGCTGGCGGTGGCTGACCGGGACGCCTCGCTGCTGATCTCCGGCAACGGTGACGTGCTCGAGCCCGAGCACGGCCTGATCGCGATCGGCTCCGGCGGCCCCTACGCGCAGGCCGCCGCGCTGTCGCTGCTGGAGAACACCGACATGGACGCGCGCCAGATCGTCGAGAAGGCGCTGAAGATCGCCGGCGACATCTGCATCTACACCAATCACAGCACGACCATCGAAGAGCTTGCCGATGGTCGGGATTCGGGAGAGGGGATTCGGGATTCGTAA
- the xerC gene encoding tyrosine recombinase XerC: MSSTARAQVEAWLGRLAGERQASAHTVAAYRRDLDKLLGWMETQGIGDFAALDAHRMRAFVAARHRAGLSPKSLQRLLSSCRSLFRQLGREGLLAHDPAAGVRGPKVHRKLPQVLDVDEAGALVENPGEGALALRDRAMLELFYSSGLRLSELCGLRWGELSLDEGEVRVLGKGAKTRIVPVGSHAVAALRALGQAGGMTPAAPVFRGRAGAPISPRTVQARLKQLALAQGFAKRVHPHLLRHTFASHMLESSGDLRAVQELLGHADIATTQIYTHLDFQHLAKVYDAAHPRARRKA; encoded by the coding sequence CTGAGCAGCACCGCGCGCGCGCAGGTCGAGGCCTGGCTGGGCCGGCTCGCCGGCGAGCGCCAGGCGTCGGCGCACACGGTGGCGGCCTACCGGCGCGACCTGGACAAGCTGCTTGGCTGGATGGAAACGCAGGGCATCGGCGATTTCGCGGCGCTGGACGCGCACCGCATGCGTGCGTTCGTGGCCGCCCGGCACCGCGCCGGCCTGTCGCCGAAGAGTTTGCAGCGCCTGCTGTCCTCCTGCCGCAGCCTGTTCCGCCAGCTCGGCCGCGAGGGCCTGCTGGCGCACGACCCGGCCGCCGGCGTGCGCGGCCCGAAGGTGCACCGCAAGCTGCCGCAGGTGCTGGACGTGGACGAGGCCGGTGCGCTGGTGGAGAACCCGGGCGAGGGTGCGCTGGCGTTGCGCGACCGCGCCATGCTGGAACTGTTCTATTCCTCCGGCCTGCGCCTGTCCGAACTGTGCGGTCTGCGCTGGGGCGAGCTGAGTCTGGACGAGGGCGAAGTGCGCGTGCTCGGCAAGGGCGCCAAGACCCGTATCGTGCCGGTCGGGAGTCATGCCGTGGCCGCATTGCGCGCGCTCGGCCAGGCCGGGGGCATGACGCCGGCCGCGCCGGTGTTTCGCGGCCGCGCGGGTGCGCCGATCAGCCCGCGCACCGTGCAGGCGCGCCTGAAGCAGCTGGCGCTGGCGCAGGGCTTCGCCAAGCGCGTGCATCCGCACCTGCTGCGCCACACCTTCGCCAGCCACATGCTGGAGTCCTCCGGCGACCTGCGCGCCGTGCAGGAACTGCTCGGCCACGCCGACATCGCCACCACGCAGATCTACACGCACCTGGATTTCCAGCACCTGGCCAAGGTCTACGACGCCGCACACCCGCGCGCGCGGCGCAAGGCTTGA
- a CDS encoding DUF484 family protein — protein sequence MPDTLLDEIPGATAVAAYLKRHPHFLADYPDLAAQLTLPRSEGPVASLAMYQLQQLREKNAELERRLAELVAIAADNERLMQRVHELHVTMLRAATPALAARSVISRLASDFHIEQVRLLLFGHAHGLPPAEWLVVEPGGRAALTEFAGFQGNHEPLVGRLSAERLYRLFGDHAPEVHSAAVMPLGELGLLALGSADPNHFQPGMGTLFLKMLAATVGAALTRSQELA from the coding sequence ATGCCCGACACCCTGCTCGACGAGATCCCCGGCGCCACCGCGGTTGCCGCGTACCTCAAGCGCCATCCGCACTTCCTGGCCGACTACCCGGACCTGGCCGCGCAGCTGACGTTGCCGCGCAGCGAGGGCCCGGTGGCCTCGCTGGCGATGTACCAGCTGCAGCAGCTGCGCGAGAAGAACGCCGAGCTCGAGCGCCGGCTGGCCGAGCTCGTCGCCATCGCAGCCGACAACGAGCGGCTGATGCAGCGCGTACACGAGCTGCACGTGACGATGCTGCGGGCGGCCACCCCCGCGCTGGCCGCCCGCAGCGTGATCAGCCGGCTGGCCAGCGACTTCCACATCGAGCAGGTGCGGCTGCTGCTGTTCGGCCATGCCCATGGCCTGCCGCCGGCCGAGTGGCTGGTGGTCGAGCCCGGTGGTCGCGCCGCGCTGACCGAGTTTGCCGGCTTCCAGGGCAACCACGAGCCGCTGGTCGGGCGGCTGTCGGCCGAACGCCTGTATCGCCTGTTCGGCGACCATGCGCCGGAGGTGCACTCGGCCGCGGTGATGCCGCTCGGCGAGCTGGGCCTGCTGGCCCTGGGCAGTGCCGATCCGAACCACTTCCAGCCGGGCATGGGCACGCTGTTCCTGAAGATGCTCGCCGCCACGGTGGGCGCCGCACTGACGCGCTCGCAGGAGCTCGCCTGA
- the dapF gene encoding diaminopimelate epimerase — translation MRFSKMHGIGNDFVVVDARQAPLALPTVQIRALADRHTGIGCDQLLSVEAPRDPSCAFYYGIWNADGTPSGQCGNGVRCVAAWLHRAGALALDRPVRIESPSGPVSVRVLDAHRVTVDMGEPVFEPARVPFTAEGPAAFYPLSLDEGTVQVGVVSMGNPHVVVAVEHLADPALERLGPQLTGHPRFPAGANAGFVQILGRGHLRLRVHERGSGWTQACGTGACAAMAVLRRRGQVDESVQIDLPGGRLQIDWPGPGTTLWMTGPAAFAFEGEWLPGPR, via the coding sequence ATGCGCTTTTCCAAGATGCACGGCATCGGCAACGACTTCGTCGTGGTCGACGCGCGCCAGGCGCCGCTGGCCTTGCCGACGGTACAGATCCGCGCGCTGGCCGATCGCCACACGGGCATCGGCTGCGACCAGCTGCTCAGCGTGGAAGCGCCTCGCGATCCATCCTGCGCGTTCTACTACGGCATCTGGAACGCCGACGGCACGCCTTCGGGCCAGTGCGGCAACGGGGTGCGCTGCGTGGCGGCCTGGCTGCACCGCGCCGGTGCGCTGGCACTGGACAGGCCGGTGCGCATCGAAAGTCCCTCCGGTCCGGTCAGCGTCCGCGTGCTCGACGCACACCGCGTGACCGTGGACATGGGCGAGCCGGTGTTCGAGCCGGCGCGCGTTCCGTTCACGGCGGAGGGTCCGGCCGCGTTCTATCCGCTCTCGCTGGACGAAGGCACCGTGCAGGTCGGTGTGGTGTCGATGGGCAACCCGCACGTGGTGGTCGCGGTCGAGCACCTGGCCGATCCCGCGCTCGAGCGGCTGGGCCCGCAACTCACTGGCCACCCGCGCTTTCCCGCGGGTGCCAATGCCGGTTTCGTGCAGATCCTCGGCCGCGGCCACCTGCGCCTGCGCGTGCACGAGCGCGGCAGCGGCTGGACGCAAGCCTGCGGCACCGGCGCCTGCGCAGCCATGGCGGTGCTGCGGCGGCGTGGTCAGGTGGACGAAAGCGTGCAGATCGATCTGCCCGGCGGACGCCTGCAGATCGACTGGCCTGGCCCGGGCACGACACTGTGGATGACCGGCCCGGCCGCGTTCGCCTTCGAGGGCGAGTGGCTGCCGGGCCCCCGGTAG
- the lptM gene encoding LPS translocon maturation chaperone LptM, which produces MRRSILRTALLLAAGLLAGCGNKGPLVLPPGQPGPTVAPAASAPAPATSASLPD; this is translated from the coding sequence ATGCGCCGATCCATCCTCCGCACTGCCCTGCTGCTGGCCGCGGGCCTGCTCGCCGGTTGCGGCAACAAGGGCCCGCTGGTGCTGCCGCCGGGGCAGCCGGGCCCTACGGTGGCGCCGGCCGCCTCCGCACCGGCGCCGGCCACGAGCGCGTCGCTGCCCGACTGA
- a CDS encoding GNAT family N-acetyltransferase, which yields MVPNLPSTPVRPATVSDLDALVALELHAFRGDRMSRAQYRRHLASPRATVLVADTPGEGLLGSALVFFRTGSSRARLYSIATAAAARGRGIGASLLAAAEDAARARGCRALRLEVRMDNIAAMALYERAGYRRIGSYAGYYEDGEGAWRYEKDLAGS from the coding sequence TTGGTCCCGAACCTGCCTTCCACGCCCGTGCGCCCGGCCACGGTTTCCGATCTGGATGCCCTGGTGGCGCTGGAACTGCACGCCTTCCGTGGCGATCGCATGAGCCGTGCGCAGTACCGGCGCCACCTGGCCAGTCCGCGCGCGACTGTTCTGGTGGCCGACACGCCGGGTGAAGGCCTGCTCGGCAGCGCGCTGGTGTTCTTCCGCACCGGCAGCTCGCGCGCGCGGTTGTATTCGATCGCCACCGCCGCGGCCGCGCGCGGGCGTGGCATCGGTGCAAGCCTGCTGGCGGCCGCCGAAGACGCCGCCCGCGCGCGCGGCTGCCGTGCGCTGCGCCTGGAAGTGCGGATGGACAACATCGCGGCCATGGCGCTCTACGAGCGCGCCGGCTATCGCCGCATCGGCAGCTACGCCGGCTATTACGAGGATGGCGAAGGCGCCTGGCGTTACGAAAAGGACCTCGCCGGTTCCTGA